The Streptomyces sp. 11x1 genomic sequence CCGGCTCTCGGCCCGGGTGACGTCGACGATGTTCTCGACGTAGTACGGGTTGACGTAGAGGATCCGTTCGCCGGTCTCGGGATGGACGCGCACGACCGGGTGGACGGACGCGACCTGGTGGTCCTGGAGGTGGCGGAGATAGGGGTCCGGGCCGGAACGGGCGAGGTAGCCGACGCCGAGCCGGTGCTCGGCGCGCAGCCCGTCGGCGAACCGGCGTACCGGCTCGGACAGGCCCGCGTAGGCGGTCGCGAGGTTCGACCAGGTGGTGTCACCGCCGTACGGGGGCACGCGTTCGGCGCGGAGCAGGGTCAGCGCGGGCGGGTCGATGCGCGCGGTGTGGTCGGCGTGCCAGCCCCGGAGGGTCGAGTGGCGGCGGCGCTCCAGCCATTCGGCCTGGTCCATGCCGTGCTTGCGGCCCAGTTCCTGACGGTCGGCGGTGGTCTCGATCTCGGGGTGCCCGACGGGGGAGACCGAGCCCCGCGACCGCAGCCGGATCGGCTCCCCGAAGCGGCGCGCGAACGCGATCTGCGCGGCGTGGTCCAGCCGCTGCCCCCGGAAGAACACGACCTTCCAGCGGAGCAGCGCCGCGCGGATGCCGGCGACCGTCTCGTCGTCGAGCGGGGCGGCGAGGTCGACGCCGTGGATGGCGGCGCCGATGTACCCGGAGGCCGGTCGTACGTCCAGACCGCCGCCGGTGGGCCCCGTCGAGGACCTGTTCGTGTCGATGCTCACGTGGCCCGGTCTTCCCACGCCACCGCCCGCGCATGCGGCCCGGCCGCGAGCTGACCTGATCCCTCAACCCGTCGGGTTCTGACGTCCCTCGCGTTCAGGTATCCGCCGTGTCCGTCAAGTGACTCCCACCCGGTGTCGTAGCGGCCTCCATCCCGCCCCGAGCTGCGAAACTGCCAACGCACTGTACGCGGCAGGAAGTTGGCGTCATGACTGACAAGCTCACCGTAAGCGTCCTGGGTACCGGCATCATGGGGGCCGCGATGGCCCGCAACCTGGTCCGCGCCGGTCACACCGTACGGGTGTGGAACCGCACCCCGCAGAAGGCCGAGGCCCTCGCCGCGGACGGTGCGCAGGTCGCCGGAACCCCGGCGGAGGCCGTACGCGGTGCCGACGTGGTGCTCACCGTGCTGTACGACGGGGCAGCTGCCAGGGACGTGATGCGGGAGGCGGGGTCCGCGCTGAGCCCCGGCACGGCCTGGGTCCAGTCCACCACCGCCGGACTGGAGGCCGTCGCCGAACTGGCCGCACTGGCCGACGAACACGGACTGCTCTTCTACGACGCCCCGGTCCTCGGCACACGGCAGCCGGCCGAGGCGGGGCAGCTGACGGTGCTGGCGGCGGGGCCGGTCGCGGGCCGGGAGACGGTGACCCCGGTGTTCGACGCCGTTGGCGCGCGTACGGTCTGGACCGGCGAGGACGGCGCGGCGGGCACCGCGACCCGGCTCAAACTGGTGGCCAACAGCTGGGTGCTGGCCGCCACCAACGCGGCCGGAGAGGTCCTCGCCCTGTCCAAGGCCCTGGATGTCGACCCGCACTCCTTCTTCGCGATCATCGAGGGCGGCCCGCTCGACATGGGCTATCTGCGCGCCAAGTCCGCGCTGATCCTCGACGGTGGCCTGTCCCCGGCGTCCTTCGCGGTCTCGACCGCCGCCAAGGACGCCCGCCTGATCGTCGAGGCCGGGGAGCGGTACGGCGTACGCCTCGACGTGGCCGCCGCCGGCGCCGAACGCCTGGCTCGCGCCGCCGCACAGGGCCACGCGGACGAGGACATGGCGGCCGCGTACTTCGCGAGCTTCGCGGAGGGAGAGAACGAGGGGGAGGGCGAAGGCGAGGGAACAGGTGCTTCCGCAGGGTGACGTGGCTGACGCTCCCGCCTCCGGCACCGGAACTCACGCGGGCCGGGCCGGGCCGGGCATGCCCTCCTGCCTCAGCCCGCGCGCGGTCACCTGTCGGCCGACACCCCGTCACCCAGTTCGGCCGACACCCCGTCACCTGGTGCGGCCGACGGGCGATCACCTGGCCCGGCCGATGCTGGTTCACCTGGCCCGGTCGGCAGTCCTTCCGCCGCGGCCGGCCCGCGCCCACCCCATCGGTCGGTGACCCACATCGCCACCGGCTCCGTCCACCGGGCGGTCAGCGGGCCGACGATCACCAGGATGAGGACGTACGCCGTGGCCAGCGGGCCGAGGGACGGTTCGATGCCGGCGGTGACGGCGAGCCCGGCGATGACGATCGAGAACTCGCCGCGCGCGACGAGCGTGCCGCCCGCCCGCCACCGCCCCTTGGTGGAGATACCGGCCCGGCGCGTGGCCCAGTACCCGGTGGCGATCTTCGTGACGGCGGTGACGAGGGCGAGGGCGAGCGCGGGCAGCAGTACCGGCGGGATGCTGGCGGGGTCGGTGTGCAGCCCGAAGAAGACGAAGAACACGGCGGCGAACAGGTCCCGCAGCGGCGCCAGCAGACTGTGCGCGCCCTCGGCGACCTCACCGGAGAGCGCGATGCCCACCAGGAACGCGCCCACCGCCGCCGACACCTGCAACTGCTGCGCGAGCCCGGCGACGACGAGCGTCACCCCCAGCACGACGAGCAGCAGTTTCTCGGGATCGTCGCTGGAGACGAACCGCGAGATGTGCCGGCCGTAGCGCACGGCCACCACCAGCACGAGCCCGGCGGTACCGAGCGCGATGGCCAGGGTCGCGCTGCCCGCCACGAGCCCTGCCCCGGCCAGGAGCGCGGTGAGGATGGGGAGGTAGACGGCCATGGAGAGGTCTTCGAGGACCAGGATGCTGAGGATGACGGGGGTTTCGCGGTTGCCGAGGCGTCCTAGGTCGCCGAGGACCTTGGCGATGACGCCGGAGGAGGAGATCCAGGTGACGCCGGCGAGGACGACGGCGGCGACGGGTCCCCAGCCGAGCAGGAGTGCCATGGCGGCGCCGGGCAGGGCGTTGAGGGCGGCGTCGACGAGTCCGGCGGGGTACTGGGTCTTGAGGTTGGAGACGAGGTCGCTGGCGGTGTATTCCAGGCCGAGCATGAGCAGCAGCAGGATCACGCCGATCTCGGCGCCGATCGCCACGAACTCCTCGCTGGTCCCGAGCGGCAGCAACCCGCCCTTCCCGAAGGCGAGTCCGGCCAGCAGATACAACGGGATCGGCGAGAGCCGGAACCGCCCGGCGAACCGTCCCAGCAGCCCGAGCCCGAGGATGATCGCGCCGAACTCGATCAGGAAGACGGCGGAGGAGTGCCCGGAGGACGACGACTGGGCGAGAAGGAGTGCGGCGGGCTGATCGGTGACGTGGACAGAGAGGTGCATGAGGGGCTCACGTCCGCCCGAGTATCGCGGCGGCGGTGTCCACACCCTCCCGGGTGCCGATCACGATGAGCGTGTCACCGCCGGCCAGCCGGAAGTCCGGCGTCGGCGACGGAATCGCCTCGGCCCGCCGCAGTACGGCCACGATCGACGCGCCCGTCTCGGTCCGCATTCGGGTGTCGCCCAGGACCCGCCCGTTCCAGTGTGAGGTCGACGCCAGTTCGATCCGCTCCGCGACGAGCCCCAACTCCGTGGTGGACAGCAGGCTCGGGCTGTGGTGGTCCGGCGCCAGCGCGTCGACGAGGGCGGTCGCCTCGCCCGAGGTGAGCCGTACCGACAGCGCACACGCGTCCGGATCGTCCTGCCGGTACGCGCTCAACGTCCGCGCACCGTCCCGATGAGCGACCACCGACATCCGTCGCTGCTCCCTGGTCGTGAGGTCGTAACGGACACCGATCCCCGGCAACGGCGTACTGCTGAGGCGCGGAGCACCCACGGCTGGCCTCCTGTCTGATTCGGATATGTCATCGGACAACCGACGGTGCCACCCTAACGAGACCCCGAGAACCGGCCTCCGGCCGCCAGGTCGGCCCTCCGATGGAACAATCCCCCTTCACCCCCGGGACCGGCCCACCCACCCGGTTGCGAGGGTTGACCGAAAGGAACCAGCACCATGACCCCCACGGGTGTCCCCACACCCCGCACAGCGGGCACCCCGACGGCACACGCCACGGCCCCTCGGACCGCCACCCCACGACCGGCTCACGCGAGAAGCCGGACGAGGGGCCCCCACACCGCGCGGACACCCTCCTCTGCCAAAGCTCTCCAGACCCCCGGAGCGTGCCCGTGATCCAGTGGGTGTCCCTGGGGAGCGGCCCGCGCCCCGTCCCCCGACCCGTGGCGACCCCTTTGGTGTGGGCGACGGCCTTCGGGGGCGCGATGGCGCTGGTGGCCCTCCTGAACGCACTGGTCGGCACGGACCGCCCCGGCCTCGCCCTGGCGGCCCTGTCCCTGCTCGCCGCACTGCTCGGCGGCTGCGCCCGCTTCATCGCGGCCCCCGGTACGGCCGCCCTGTGCTGGCTCTTCCTCAACGGCTTCGCCATCCCACCCGCAGGTGTCCTGACCTGGGCCAACCCCCGCGACACCTTTTGGCTGGTCTGCCTCCTCACCGCCGCCCTCACTGGCACGACCCTGGCCCGCCTCCTCCAGGCCCGCGCCGCCTACCGCCGCCTCACCACGGCACACGCCCCACCCACCCTTGAGCCGCCGGACTGGCCGCACACCCACTGACCATGACCGCGACGCCCGCGACGGCGACCGCGACAACATTCCCTGGTGGACAACATTCCCTGGTGCGCGGGACGTAGGGACCGGCCCCCCGCTCCTCGTACCCTGTCCCCGTGCCGTCGTCCCCCCGCCTGCACCGCGTCGCCGTCCTGGTGCTCGTGGGTGCGAAGCCGCTCGATGTCGGCATCCCCGCGCAGGTGTTCACGACCCGCGCGAGCATGCCGTACGAGGTGCGCGTGTGCGGGGCGACCCCCGGTCTCGTGACCGGCGGCGACGGCCTGTCGTACTACGTCGCCCACGGCCTCGACGCGCTCGCCTGGGCCGACATCGTCTTCATCCCCGGGTACCGGTTCCCGGACCGCGACGACCCGCCGCGGGCCGTCGTAGAGGCGCTGATCGAAGCCCACACCCGCGGCACGCGGCTCGCCGCCATCTCGACGGGCGCCTTCGCGCTCGCCGCGACGGGCCTGCTCGACGGCAGACGCGCCACGACGCACTGGCACTACGCACGGGCGCTGGCGGCGAAGCATCCGCTGGTCCGGGTCGACGAGAACGTGCTGTTCGTCGACGAGGGCAGCGTGCTGACATCGGCGGGCGCCGCCTCGGGCATCGACCTGTGCCTGCACATCTTGCGCGGCGACCTCGGAGTGGCCGCGTCGAACCACGCGGCCCGGCGCCTGGTCGCGGCCCCGTACCGCAGCGGCGGCCAGGCGCAGTACGTACCGCGCAGCGTGCCCGAGCCGCTCGGGGAGCGGTTCGCCGCCACCCGTGAATGGGCGCTGCACCGGCTCGGTGAGCCCCTGACCCTGGACATTCTCGCCGGGCACGCGGCGGTCTCGCCACGCACGTTCTCGCGGCGCTTCGTCGAGGACACGGGGTACACGCCGATGCAGTGGGTCATGCGGGCCCGTATCGACGTGGCGCGTGAACTGCTGGAGCGCTCGCAGCGGAGCGTGGAGCAGATCGCCGCCGACGTCGGGTTGGGCACGGGCGCGAATCTGCGGCTGCACTTCCAGCGGGTCCTGGGCACCACACCGAGCGAGTACCGGCGCACCTTCACCCAGGGCGAGTAGCCCGCCCGCCACCATGTGGCGCGATCCGCCGCCCCGCGGCCACGTGGCGCGATCCTTGTGAACCGTGGCGATCACGCCGCTGTCCCGCCGGTGTGCCGCGCGCGACGCTGGAGGCGAATCGAAGGGACAGGACACCACTCATGACTCGCATCGCGATCAACGGATTCGGCCGCATCGGACGCAACGTGCTGCGCGCACTGCTCGAACGCGACAGCACCAGCGGCAACGGCAAGGGCAGCGGCAAGGGCAGTGACCGCGCTCTCGACGGCGATCTCGAAATCGTCGCCGTCAACGACCTCACGGAGCCCGCCACCCTCGCCAGGCTTCTCGCCTACGACAGCACGGCCGGCCGTCTCGGGCGCCCGGTGACCGTCGACGGGAACACGCTGGTCGTCGACGGCCGCCGGATCACGGTGCTGGCCGAGCGTGAGCCCGCGCAGCTGCCGTGGGGCGAACTCGGCGTCGACATCGTCCTGGAAGCCACCGGCCGCTTCACCTCGGCGAAGGCAGCCCGGGCCCACCTCGACGCGGGCGCGAGGAAGGTGCTCGTCAGCGCACCCTCCGACGGCGCGGACGTCACGCTCGCGTACGGCGTCAACACCGACGCGTACGACCCGGACGTGCACACGATCGTCTC encodes the following:
- a CDS encoding TauD/TfdA family dioxygenase, whose amino-acid sequence is MSIDTNRSSTGPTGGGLDVRPASGYIGAAIHGVDLAAPLDDETVAGIRAALLRWKVVFFRGQRLDHAAQIAFARRFGEPIRLRSRGSVSPVGHPEIETTADRQELGRKHGMDQAEWLERRRHSTLRGWHADHTARIDPPALTLLRAERVPPYGGDTTWSNLATAYAGLSEPVRRFADGLRAEHRLGVGYLARSGPDPYLRHLQDHQVASVHPVVRVHPETGERILYVNPYYVENIVDVTRAESRLLLELFVEQITRPEYTVRFRWEPGSVALWDNRATVHLAPNDTAHLDFPRIMHRVMVAGDPPVGVDGTPSTSLCGAPLHDRSE
- a CDS encoding NAD(P)-dependent oxidoreductase, giving the protein MTDKLTVSVLGTGIMGAAMARNLVRAGHTVRVWNRTPQKAEALAADGAQVAGTPAEAVRGADVVLTVLYDGAAARDVMREAGSALSPGTAWVQSTTAGLEAVAELAALADEHGLLFYDAPVLGTRQPAEAGQLTVLAAGPVAGRETVTPVFDAVGARTVWTGEDGAAGTATRLKLVANSWVLAATNAAGEVLALSKALDVDPHSFFAIIEGGPLDMGYLRAKSALILDGGLSPASFAVSTAAKDARLIVEAGERYGVRLDVAAAGAERLARAAAQGHADEDMAAAYFASFAEGENEGEGEGEGTGASAG
- a CDS encoding cation:proton antiporter is translated as MHLSVHVTDQPAALLLAQSSSSGHSSAVFLIEFGAIILGLGLLGRFAGRFRLSPIPLYLLAGLAFGKGGLLPLGTSEEFVAIGAEIGVILLLLMLGLEYTASDLVSNLKTQYPAGLVDAALNALPGAAMALLLGWGPVAAVVLAGVTWISSSGVIAKVLGDLGRLGNRETPVILSILVLEDLSMAVYLPILTALLAGAGLVAGSATLAIALGTAGLVLVVAVRYGRHISRFVSSDDPEKLLLVVLGVTLVVAGLAQQLQVSAAVGAFLVGIALSGEVAEGAHSLLAPLRDLFAAVFFVFFGLHTDPASIPPVLLPALALALVTAVTKIATGYWATRRAGISTKGRWRAGGTLVARGEFSIVIAGLAVTAGIEPSLGPLATAYVLILVIVGPLTARWTEPVAMWVTDRWGGRGPAAAEGLPTGPGEPASAGPGDRPSAAPGDGVSAELGDGVSADR
- a CDS encoding TrkA C-terminal domain-containing protein, producing MGAPRLSSTPLPGIGVRYDLTTREQRRMSVVAHRDGARTLSAYRQDDPDACALSVRLTSGEATALVDALAPDHHSPSLLSTTELGLVAERIELASTSHWNGRVLGDTRMRTETGASIVAVLRRAEAIPSPTPDFRLAGGDTLIVIGTREGVDTAAAILGRT
- a CDS encoding helix-turn-helix domain-containing protein — translated: MPSSPRLHRVAVLVLVGAKPLDVGIPAQVFTTRASMPYEVRVCGATPGLVTGGDGLSYYVAHGLDALAWADIVFIPGYRFPDRDDPPRAVVEALIEAHTRGTRLAAISTGAFALAATGLLDGRRATTHWHYARALAAKHPLVRVDENVLFVDEGSVLTSAGAASGIDLCLHILRGDLGVAASNHAARRLVAAPYRSGGQAQYVPRSVPEPLGERFAATREWALHRLGEPLTLDILAGHAAVSPRTFSRRFVEDTGYTPMQWVMRARIDVARELLERSQRSVEQIAADVGLGTGANLRLHFQRVLGTTPSEYRRTFTQGE